From the genome of Leptospira andrefontaineae, one region includes:
- a CDS encoding DNA alkylation repair protein codes for MPKSKTAAPKKILGGENSKAEEVIQEVRKLSDPKAVEILSRFFKTGKGQYGEGDLFLGIKVPPLRKISKLYKGLPLSELQKIVKSKYHEERLLGFFILCEKFQKTPEEGRKELHLFYLKNLKYVNNWDIVDLSSRELIGDYLIDKERDILYKLLKSNNLWERRVAIISTYAFIRKGDFKDTLKISEKLLTDKEDLIHKAVGWMLREVGNRSLKPETDFLDKHAHKMPRTMLRYAIEKFPAKLKSKYMKAGKE; via the coding sequence ATGCCCAAATCCAAAACAGCCGCGCCCAAAAAAATATTAGGGGGAGAAAATTCCAAGGCGGAAGAAGTGATCCAAGAAGTCCGAAAACTTTCCGATCCAAAGGCAGTAGAAATACTCTCCCGATTTTTCAAAACAGGAAAGGGGCAATATGGAGAAGGTGATCTTTTCCTAGGAATAAAAGTCCCACCCCTTCGAAAAATTTCCAAATTATACAAAGGGCTCCCGTTATCCGAACTTCAGAAAATCGTAAAATCAAAGTATCACGAAGAAAGACTTTTAGGATTTTTCATCCTCTGTGAGAAGTTCCAAAAAACTCCGGAAGAAGGCCGAAAAGAGCTGCATCTATTTTATTTAAAAAATTTAAAATATGTGAACAATTGGGACATCGTAGATTTAAGTTCCAGGGAATTGATCGGAGATTATCTTATAGATAAGGAAAGGGATATCTTATACAAGCTTCTTAAATCGAATAATCTATGGGAAAGAAGGGTCGCGATCATTTCCACTTATGCTTTTATTCGCAAAGGAGACTTTAAAGATACCTTAAAGATCTCTGAAAAACTCCTAACAGATAAAGAAGATCTTATTCATAAGGCAGTAGGCTGGATGTTAAGGGAAGTTGGTAATAGAAGTCTCAAACCTGAGACTGACTTTTTGGATAAACATGCACATAAAATGCCCAGGACAATGCTTAGATACGCGATCGAAAAGTTCCCAGCTAAGTTAAAGTCGAAATATATGAAGGCAGGCAAAGAATAA